The genomic stretch AAGCAAAACTATTTCCGATATATCTCATTCATTTTTAGCTGAAAATCGCATTTTTTCATACGTATTTTAATTCTTTCCAAACACAGGTATCCCTCCACGATGATCTCCCGAAATGTTTATGCGCCACATGCTTCATCAAAATCGAAAGCATCGATAAGTTTGCCATCCTCGCGAGAAAAACGGAAGAAGCCTATCTTGGTTGGTTCAAATGTATCCGAGAAAATATGGCAAAACGCTACAGTTTAGCGGCTTCCACTTCCATCGGAACACCGAAAATCGACTTCGGCTTACTGTCGCCAACCGCCGACGAACGAAGCTCGCCGCAAAATTCCCCAAGAAGCGCAGACGGAACTGAGCTTCAGGCAATAAAATTGATCAAACCGGAGATCTCCATCATATCCTACAGTGATCTCAAGATAGGATTATTGATCAAGGACCAAGAACTGCTGAAACTAATCCTCAAAGCATTGCGATGGGCTGAGCATGACCTGAAGGCATCGTACGATGTGTTGATACAACGATTAAAAAACACCACCTTCAGAGAAATCCTCTCCAATCCCAATCTATTGAACGATAGCGATCTCACGCAACTCTTGAAGTCCTACATTGGCCAGGAAGCGTACAACAAGTTTACCGCCGGAAGTGTCAGCCCTGATATCAGCAGTTTGATGAGCTCAAGGGCAGCAACAATACATCCTGTGATTGCGTCCTCTGCTTTGAACCCGCAATCACCCCCAACAGCGGCGGGGGGTTTGACAAATTTTAGAATAGATGAGAATAGTGTCACCCAGATAGAAGTGGGTGTTGATCCGAGCTTGTTTCTGGATGACGAAGAATCTCAAAACCGTTCCAAGTTGGAAACGTCGCAGAAACCGTCGGATAGTGTTGTGACGATCAAACTGGTTCCAGCGAATCTCACGAAAGACACATCCAACGAAaaggtttgtttgttttttttgtgtttgagATGGTTTTTAGGttgtaataaaactgatttattgTTTCAGATGATACCAGCTATTTTAAAATATGACGTTCGCAGTAATGGCCGCCACCTTTGTACAAACTGCCCGGCAGCGTTTGCTTCCAATTCGGACCTTCAGCAACACATCGTAACATCACATTTGATGAAGGGCAAAAAACTCCTGCCTGAAAGCGTAAACGACAAGAATGTGATTAAGATCCGAGTTAAgaaacacaaaacaaaaattcatcAACCGGTTATCGCGAAACAACCGGAAAAAAGTACCCCTACAACGATCCCGATATCGATTCCTCCAACAACGACGATCACAGTGTTACCAGCTCCCGCAAAACCCATCGAAGTCAAACTACTGGAACCTACAACGGAAACAACGAAACATATCGAAGAACAATCGAAACCACCTGAAGTACAAGCTAGCCCGAAACAGCATGTTCGAAAACCTTCAACTTCTCCAAAAAGTCAGCCGAAAACGAAAAGGAAACCTGAACCCAAAATAACCATCAAGTTGGATCAAATTCTCTCAAAGCGAACACGAAGCCAGATAAGTGGGTCCAGACGGTCCAAGCATACCTGTACCGTTTGTCGGAAGCGGCTGGCCTCAAAGACGGAACTTAAAGCTCACATGGAGTCACATTTGGCCAAGGGAAAGTATTCCTGCGAGAAGTGCGACCGGGTGTTCAACAGCGCATTGAACTTATCCCGCCACCGACAGTATCATGCAGGAGAGAAGTTCGCCTGTGACCGCTGCCGACGGGTTTATCCCACTAGCAGTACACTCCGGGCCCATAAGGTAACCCACAGCGACGCCAGGCCGCACAAGTGTCCGTCTTGCGCCAAAACTTTTAAAAGGAGCCAGGATCTGAAGGTAAACTGAAAATATGCATTCTCTTATTCAATGagaaatttcataatgttttgcACTAAAAAACAAATGGGGTTCAAAAAAtgtgaacattttttttcctaaaaatgCTTCTTAAAATTTCTAGTGAGAGTAGCAATACTACTAATCTACTGTTTAATTGCAGTTTCACGTGAACCAACACACCGGGGAACGACCTTACAAGTGCCCACATTGTCCGAAGTCCTTTGCAAGCTCGGGAAACTGTTTCTCCCATCGGAAACGAATGCATGCCAGTCAGCTGACCGTTGAAAGTAAAGAAAAAGAGAGTATTACAACTAGATCTAGCAAGAGGTTATAAATTTACACGTGAAATGTTCAAAATAAGCAATTTATTCCCCCCATTAGAATTATCCTCTGTTATTTCTGTGATACCGCCGCATGTTCAATAAAAGTTAACACAAGGTCAAATCGTCTGCTGTTTTTGAATGTATGATGTAAGTTCTGCAAATGCGATGCAATTTCTGGCATCAGGTTATGCTTATGATGCATGCGGTAAGGTGCAGCGGTAGCGAAGCTACTTCCCCTAGTGGTGGATATCCGAACTGACCTTATGCGTTCCAAAGACTCAAACCAAACAAACTTCTTTCGAGTGGCATCATGACGCAACGTCAAATCTGACCTTCATAGTACCTTCACTAGTTAGGCAAAGCACTGCTAGTGGCACTGCGCAAGAAAACTAAAAGAAGAATTTTTTACCACATTGGACAGACATTTTTGGaagataatataaaaaaaaataaaaaaaatttctgctcTTTAAAGGTAAatcaaaaacacgttttatttctatttattttccccACGTCTACACGAAACTTAAACCCAGCCTAGCCTACCTGTTCGCAGGCCAGGCTTCCCATGCACGTTTTTCAGTCGGTCCGTCGAAACAGGATTCGCGAACGGAACGCACACTTGTGCAACCGCTCTATCCGGTAGTTGTATTTTGTGTAGTAAAACGAGTAAAACTGCTATACACGAAACCAACACGGTAACGAAAATTGCAACTTTCATTGTCATTCAGTTTTGCTTTCGATTTCGTTCGGTTCGGTTCGCAAAATAAGTCGTCTTGTAAGCATCGGGTTAGGTTTTGGTTACAGGATCAAACTGCTTCCTCACTGGCAGAAGTACACTTTATTGGTGGCAAATCAATTAGCACTCTAGATTCTAGTTCCAGTGGTTTTTTGTTTCCGGAAATCTAGGGTAAAAAAGTGACGGTAGCACACAGTGTTTGCTTACAGATTACAGGTTTCACGATTAAAGA from Wyeomyia smithii strain HCP4-BCI-WySm-NY-G18 chromosome 3, ASM2978416v1, whole genome shotgun sequence encodes the following:
- the LOC129731698 gene encoding serendipity locus protein H-1-like isoform X1, with the translated sequence MSLALNFERKCRTCGTDILELTCGIPIFGSGLQLDHKIQRYLGLNVSLHDDLPKCLCATCFIKIESIDKFAILARKTEEAYLGWFKCIRENMAKRYSLAASTSIGTPKIDFGLLSPTADERSSPQNSPRSADGTELQAIKLIKPEISIISYSDLKIGLLIKDQELLKLILKALRWAEHDLKASYDVLIQRLKNTTFREILSNPNLLNDSDLTQLLKSYIGQEAYNKFTAGSVSPDISSLMSSRAATIHPVIASSALNPQSPPTAAGGLTNFRIDENSVTQIEVGVDPSLFLDDEESQNRSKLETSQKPSDSVVTIKLVPANLTKDTSNEKMIPAILKYDVRSNGRHLCTNCPAAFASNSDLQQHIVTSHLMKGKKLLPESVNDKNVIKIRVKKHKTKIHQPVIAKQPEKSTPTTIPISIPPTTTITVLPAPAKPIEVKLLEPTTETTKHIEEQSKPPEVQASPKQHVRKPSTSPKSQPKTKRKPEPKITIKLDQILSKRTRSQISGSRRSKHTCTVCRKRLASKTELKAHMESHLAKGKYSCEKCDRVFNSALNLSRHRQYHAGEKFACDRCRRVYPTSSTLRAHKVTHSDARPHKCPSCAKTFKRSQDLKFHVNQHTGERPYKCPHCPKSFASSGNCFSHRKRMHASQLTVESKEKESITTRSSKRL
- the LOC129731698 gene encoding zinc finger protein 708-like isoform X2; its protein translation is MAKRYSLAASTSIGTPKIDFGLLSPTADERSSPQNSPRSADGTELQAIKLIKPEISIISYSDLKIGLLIKDQELLKLILKALRWAEHDLKASYDVLIQRLKNTTFREILSNPNLLNDSDLTQLLKSYIGQEAYNKFTAGSVSPDISSLMSSRAATIHPVIASSALNPQSPPTAAGGLTNFRIDENSVTQIEVGVDPSLFLDDEESQNRSKLETSQKPSDSVVTIKLVPANLTKDTSNEKMIPAILKYDVRSNGRHLCTNCPAAFASNSDLQQHIVTSHLMKGKKLLPESVNDKNVIKIRVKKHKTKIHQPVIAKQPEKSTPTTIPISIPPTTTITVLPAPAKPIEVKLLEPTTETTKHIEEQSKPPEVQASPKQHVRKPSTSPKSQPKTKRKPEPKITIKLDQILSKRTRSQISGSRRSKHTCTVCRKRLASKTELKAHMESHLAKGKYSCEKCDRVFNSALNLSRHRQYHAGEKFACDRCRRVYPTSSTLRAHKVTHSDARPHKCPSCAKTFKRSQDLKFHVNQHTGERPYKCPHCPKSFASSGNCFSHRKRMHASQLTVESKEKESITTRSSKRL